The proteins below come from a single Mycobacterium parmense genomic window:
- a CDS encoding substrate-binding domain-containing protein, producing the protein MGRHSMPDPEDSVEELPDHGAESEADDEAIDEADDAAAGQHAVPARDGAGDAEDPPEDLQVQPSSDDPPGDESGAEYHPEDDLYWGDAGIPAAGSLAGAAADDYPEFPSRVAAPEPPESPTSPFRRGHRGLGDWRGGHRSQSGRRGVSIGVIVALVAVVVVVGTVIVWSFIGDALSNRSHRAAVRCVGGKEGVAVVADPSIAEPLQQLADSFNSSAGPVGDHCMVVGVKPAGSDAVLNGFIGKWPAELGGQPALWIPGSSVSAARLVGAAGQKTITDSRSLVTSPVVLATRPELATALGTQNWAALPGLQTNPNSLAALNLPGWGSLRLSLPMNGNGDASFLAGEAVAAGSAPANAPATQGSGAVRALQSAQPKLSDNSLTTAMDALVKSGDAATAPVHAVVTTEQQLFQRGQSLSNAKATLGSWLPPGPVPVADYPTVLLSGSWLTQEQTAAASEFARFLHKPEQLDKLAKAGFRVSGVKPPDSPVTSFPAVSSTLSVGDDSMRATLAEAMASPSSGVAATIMLDQSMPGDEGGKTRLANVIAALEDRLKALPPTSAIGLWTFDGHEGRSEVSTGPLSDPVNGQPRASALTAALDKQYSSAGGAVSFTTLRMIYQEIQTNYHAGQTNSILVITAGPHTDQSLDGAGLQDFIRKSADPAKPIAVNVIDFGSDPDRATWEAVAQLSGGGYQNLPTSASPELAAAVNTYLS; encoded by the coding sequence ATGGGTAGGCACAGCATGCCCGACCCCGAGGATTCCGTCGAGGAACTCCCCGATCACGGCGCCGAGAGCGAGGCCGACGACGAGGCCATCGATGAGGCGGACGACGCGGCCGCGGGCCAGCACGCCGTCCCCGCCCGGGATGGCGCCGGCGACGCCGAAGACCCCCCCGAAGACCTTCAGGTCCAGCCGTCGTCGGACGATCCGCCGGGCGATGAGTCCGGCGCCGAGTACCACCCCGAAGACGATCTGTACTGGGGCGACGCGGGCATCCCGGCCGCGGGCTCCCTCGCGGGCGCCGCGGCCGACGACTACCCCGAGTTCCCGTCGCGGGTGGCGGCCCCGGAGCCGCCGGAGTCCCCCACCTCCCCGTTTCGCCGGGGCCATCGGGGCCTCGGCGACTGGCGGGGCGGTCATCGCAGCCAGAGCGGGCGCCGCGGGGTCAGCATCGGCGTGATCGTGGCCCTGGTCGCCGTGGTCGTGGTGGTGGGGACCGTCATCGTGTGGAGCTTCATCGGCGACGCGTTGTCCAACCGCTCGCACCGCGCGGCCGTGCGATGCGTCGGGGGCAAGGAGGGCGTGGCCGTGGTCGCCGACCCGTCCATCGCCGAACCCCTGCAGCAGTTGGCCGACAGCTTCAACTCGTCGGCCGGACCGGTGGGTGACCACTGCATGGTCGTCGGGGTCAAACCGGCCGGCTCCGACGCCGTCCTCAACGGCTTCATCGGCAAGTGGCCCGCGGAGCTGGGCGGCCAGCCGGCGTTGTGGATACCGGGCAGCTCGGTGTCCGCCGCGCGGCTGGTGGGGGCCGCCGGCCAGAAGACCATCACCGACAGCCGCTCACTGGTGACCTCGCCGGTGGTGCTGGCCACCCGCCCCGAACTGGCGACCGCCCTGGGCACCCAGAACTGGGCGGCGCTGCCCGGCCTGCAGACCAACCCGAATTCCCTGGCCGCCCTGAACCTGCCGGGGTGGGGATCGCTGCGGCTCTCGCTGCCGATGAATGGCAACGGCGACGCGTCGTTCTTGGCCGGCGAGGCGGTGGCCGCCGGGTCGGCGCCCGCGAACGCGCCGGCGACGCAGGGAAGCGGCGCGGTGCGCGCCTTGCAGAGCGCCCAGCCCAAGCTGTCCGACAATTCGCTGACCACGGCGATGGACGCGCTGGTCAAGTCCGGGGACGCCGCGACGGCGCCGGTGCACGCAGTGGTCACCACCGAGCAGCAGCTGTTCCAGCGCGGCCAATCGCTGTCGAACGCCAAGGCCACGCTGGGCTCCTGGCTGCCTCCCGGCCCGGTGCCCGTCGCCGACTACCCGACCGTGTTGCTCAGCGGCTCGTGGCTGACCCAGGAGCAGACCGCCGCGGCCAGCGAGTTCGCCCGCTTCCTGCACAAACCGGAGCAACTCGACAAGCTCGCCAAGGCCGGCTTCCGGGTCAGCGGCGTGAAACCGCCCGACAGCCCCGTCACCAGCTTCCCCGCGGTGTCCTCGACCCTCTCGGTGGGTGACGACTCGATGCGCGCCACGCTGGCCGAGGCGATGGCATCACCGTCGAGCGGCGTGGCCGCGACCATCATGCTCGACCAGTCGATGCCCGGCGACGAGGGCGGGAAGACGCGCCTCGCCAACGTGATCGCGGCCCTCGAGGACCGGCTCAAGGCCCTTCCCCCGACCTCGGCGATCGGCCTGTGGACCTTCGACGGTCACGAGGGGCGTTCGGAGGTGAGCACCGGGCCGCTGTCCGACCCCGTCAACGGCCAACCGCGCGCATCGGCGTTGACGGCGGCGCTGGACAAGCAGTACTCGTCGGCCGGTGGTGCCGTCTCGTTCACCACCCTGCGCATGATCTATCAGGAAATCCAAACCAATTACCATGCCGGACAGACAAATTCGATACTCGTGATTACCGCAGGGCCGCACACCGACCAGTCCCTCGACGGCGCGGGGTTGCAGGACTTCATTCGCAAGAGCGCCGACCCGGCCAAGCCGATCGCGGTGAACGTCATCGACTTCGGCTCCGACCCGGACCGCGCGACGTGGGAGGCGGTGGCTCAGCTCAGTGGCGGCGGCTATCAGAACCTGCCCACGTCGGCCTCCCCGGAGCTGGCCGCCGCGGTCAACACCTACCTGAGCTGA
- the kasB gene encoding 3-oxoacyl-ACP synthase KasB translates to MPEFVTGKALPDVVVTGVAMTTALSPDTETTWKLLLDRQSGIRELDDPFVEEFDLPVRIGGHLLEEFDSQLTRAEIRRTSYLQRMSTVVGRRAWDNAGSPTVDPNRLLVSVGTGFGSGEELVFTLDDMRAHRSIRAVSPLVVQKYGPNGAASAVGLDRRARAGVLTPVSACASGSEAIARAWQGIVFGDADIAICGGVETRIEAVPIAAFAKMRIVMSTNNADPPGACRPFDKDRDGFVFGEAGALMVIETEEHAKARGANILARLMGASVTSDGMYMVAPDPNGERAGYAMTRAIQLAGLTPGDIDHVNAHATGTQVGDLAESKAINNALGSNTPAVYAPKSALGHSVGAVGALEAILTVLALRDQVIPPTLNLRNLDPEIDLDVVSGDPRPGVYDYAINNSFGFGGHNVATVFGRY, encoded by the coding sequence ATGCCAGAATTTGTTACAGGAAAAGCACTTCCCGACGTCGTCGTCACCGGCGTGGCGATGACCACGGCGCTCTCGCCGGACACCGAGACCACGTGGAAATTGCTGCTCGACCGCCAGAGCGGCATCCGCGAGCTCGACGACCCCTTCGTCGAGGAGTTCGACCTCCCGGTCCGCATCGGCGGGCACCTGCTCGAGGAGTTCGACAGCCAGCTGACCCGCGCCGAGATCCGCCGGACCAGCTACCTGCAACGCATGTCGACGGTCGTGGGCCGGCGGGCGTGGGACAACGCCGGCTCGCCGACAGTGGACCCCAACCGGTTGCTGGTGTCCGTCGGCACCGGGTTCGGCTCGGGCGAGGAACTGGTCTTCACCCTCGACGACATGCGCGCGCACCGCAGCATAAGGGCCGTGTCGCCGCTCGTCGTGCAGAAGTACGGGCCGAACGGTGCGGCGTCGGCGGTCGGGCTGGACCGGCGCGCCCGGGCCGGCGTGCTGACGCCGGTGTCGGCGTGCGCGTCGGGTTCGGAGGCCATCGCCCGCGCGTGGCAGGGCATCGTGTTCGGCGACGCCGACATCGCCATCTGCGGCGGTGTCGAGACCAGGATCGAGGCGGTGCCCATTGCCGCCTTCGCCAAGATGCGCATCGTCATGTCGACCAACAACGCCGATCCGCCGGGCGCCTGCCGCCCCTTCGACAAGGACCGCGACGGCTTCGTCTTCGGCGAGGCCGGTGCGCTGATGGTCATCGAGACCGAGGAGCACGCGAAGGCCCGGGGCGCCAACATCCTGGCCCGCCTGATGGGCGCGAGCGTCACCTCCGACGGCATGTACATGGTCGCGCCGGACCCCAACGGGGAGCGCGCCGGCTACGCGATGACCCGGGCCATCCAGCTTGCGGGCCTCACGCCCGGCGACATCGATCACGTCAACGCCCATGCCACCGGAACGCAGGTGGGCGACCTGGCCGAATCCAAGGCCATCAACAACGCTCTGGGGAGCAACACGCCGGCGGTGTACGCGCCCAAGTCGGCCCTCGGCCACTCCGTCGGCGCGGTGGGCGCCCTGGAGGCGATCCTGACGGTGCTGGCGCTGCGGGACCAGGTGATCCCGCCGACGTTGAACCTGCGCAACCTCGACCCGGAGATCGATCTGGACGTGGTGAGCGGCGATCCCCGGCCCGGCGTTTACGACTATGCGATCAACAACTCGTTCGGATTCGGCGGCCACAACGTGGCGACCGTCTTCGGCCGGTACTGA
- the gcvP gene encoding aminomethyl-transferring glycine dehydrogenase translates to MPDHATFAARHIGPDEQAVSAMLAVIGVDSLDELAAKAVPAGIFDEPSGDGVAPGLDRLPPAATEAQALAELRALAEANTTAVSMIGQGYYDTYTPPVLLRNILENPAWYTAYTPYQPEISQGRLEALLNFQTMVADLTGLEIANASMLDEGTAAAEAMTLMHRASRSKSDRLAVDSHLFAQTAAVLATRARPLGIEVVTADLSQGLPDGEFFGVIAQLPGASGRVTDWSALVRQAHDRGALVAVGADLLACTLITPPGEIGADAAFGTTQRLGVPMGFGGPHAGYLAVHAQHARQLPGRLVGVSVDSDGAPAYRLALQTREQHIRRDKATSNICTAQVLLAVMAAMYASYHGAEGLTAIARRVHGHAETIAAALGDAVVHDKYFDTVLARVPGRADEVLAAAKAEGINLWRVDADHVSVACDEVTTDAHVAAVLRAFGVPPAGPTCAGIVNRTSEFLTHPAFTQYRTETAMMRYLRTLADKDVALDRSMIPLGSCTMKLNAAAEMEAITWPEFARQHPFAPASDTAGLRRLIGDLEDWLVQITGYDAVSLQPNAGSQGEYAGLLAIHDYHVSRGEPHRDICLIPSSAHGTNAASAALAGLRVVVVACRDKGGQAGDVDLDDLRAKVAQHGDRLAALMITYPSTHGVYEHDVAEICAAVHDAGGQVYIDGANLNALVGLARPGKFGGDVSHLNLHKTFCIPHGGGGPGVGPVAARSHLAPFLPGHPYAPELPQGHPVASAPYGSASILPISWAYIRMMGADGLRAASLTAIALANYVARRLDEYFPVLYTGENGMVAHECILDLRGITKSTGVTVDDVAKRLADYGFHAPTMSFPVAGTLMVEPTESESLTEVDAFCDAMIAIRGEIDRVGSGEWPVDDNPLRGAPHTAECLLVAEWDHPYTREQAAYPLGKGFRPKVWPPVRRIDGAYGDRNLMCACPPVEAFA, encoded by the coding sequence GTGCCCGACCACGCAACCTTCGCAGCCCGCCACATCGGCCCGGACGAGCAGGCCGTTTCGGCCATGCTCGCCGTCATCGGCGTCGACTCGCTCGACGAGCTGGCGGCCAAGGCGGTGCCCGCGGGCATCTTCGACGAACCCTCCGGCGACGGTGTCGCGCCGGGCCTCGACCGGTTGCCGCCCGCGGCCACCGAGGCGCAGGCGCTGGCCGAGCTGCGTGCGCTCGCCGAGGCGAACACCACGGCCGTGTCGATGATCGGGCAGGGCTACTACGACACGTACACACCGCCGGTTTTGCTGCGCAACATCCTGGAGAACCCCGCCTGGTACACCGCCTACACCCCGTATCAGCCCGAGATCAGCCAGGGGCGGCTGGAGGCGCTGCTGAACTTCCAGACCATGGTCGCCGACCTCACCGGTCTCGAGATCGCCAACGCGTCGATGCTCGACGAGGGCACCGCGGCCGCCGAGGCCATGACGTTGATGCATCGCGCGTCGCGAAGCAAGTCCGACCGGCTGGCCGTCGACTCCCACCTGTTCGCCCAGACCGCCGCCGTCCTGGCCACCCGGGCGCGGCCGCTGGGCATCGAAGTCGTCACCGCCGACCTGTCGCAGGGCCTGCCCGACGGCGAGTTCTTCGGGGTCATCGCGCAGCTGCCGGGTGCCAGCGGCCGGGTCACCGATTGGTCGGCTCTGGTCCGTCAAGCCCATGACCGGGGCGCGCTCGTGGCCGTCGGCGCCGACCTGCTGGCGTGCACGCTGATCACACCGCCCGGTGAGATCGGGGCCGACGCGGCCTTCGGCACCACCCAAAGATTGGGTGTGCCAATGGGATTCGGCGGCCCCCACGCGGGCTACCTGGCGGTGCACGCGCAGCACGCGCGGCAGCTGCCGGGCCGGCTGGTGGGCGTGTCCGTCGACAGCGACGGCGCCCCGGCGTATCGCCTGGCGCTGCAGACGCGCGAGCAGCACATCCGCCGCGACAAGGCCACCAGCAACATCTGCACCGCGCAGGTGCTGCTGGCGGTGATGGCCGCGATGTACGCCAGCTACCACGGCGCCGAGGGATTGACCGCGATCGCGCGGCGCGTGCACGGTCATGCCGAGACGATCGCCGCTGCGCTGGGCGATGCCGTGGTGCATGACAAGTACTTCGACACCGTGTTGGCGCGGGTACCGGGACGCGCCGACGAGGTGCTGGCCGCAGCCAAAGCCGAGGGCATCAACCTGTGGCGCGTCGACGCCGACCACGTCTCGGTGGCCTGCGATGAGGTCACCACCGATGCACACGTCGCCGCGGTGCTGCGGGCGTTCGGGGTGCCGCCCGCCGGCCCGACCTGCGCGGGAATCGTCAACCGCACGTCGGAGTTCCTGACCCACCCCGCCTTCACGCAGTACCGCACCGAGACGGCGATGATGCGCTACCTGCGGACGCTGGCGGACAAGGACGTCGCGTTGGACCGCAGCATGATCCCGCTGGGCTCGTGCACGATGAAGCTCAACGCCGCCGCCGAGATGGAGGCCATCACCTGGCCGGAATTCGCACGTCAGCATCCCTTCGCGCCGGCGTCCGACACCGCGGGGCTGCGCCGGCTCATCGGCGATCTGGAGGACTGGCTGGTGCAGATCACCGGGTACGACGCGGTGTCACTGCAGCCCAACGCCGGCTCACAGGGGGAGTACGCGGGCCTGCTGGCCATCCACGACTATCACGTCAGCCGGGGCGAACCGCACCGCGACATCTGCCTGATCCCGTCCAGCGCGCACGGCACCAATGCCGCGTCGGCGGCGCTGGCCGGCCTGCGGGTGGTCGTGGTGGCCTGCCGTGACAAGGGTGGTCAGGCGGGCGACGTCGACCTCGACGACCTGCGGGCCAAGGTCGCCCAGCACGGCGACCGGCTGGCGGCCCTGATGATCACGTATCCGTCCACGCACGGCGTCTACGAGCACGACGTCGCCGAGATCTGCGCGGCCGTGCACGACGCCGGCGGGCAGGTCTACATCGACGGCGCGAACCTCAACGCGCTGGTCGGCCTGGCGCGGCCCGGCAAGTTCGGCGGCGACGTCAGCCACCTCAACCTGCACAAGACGTTCTGCATCCCGCACGGGGGCGGGGGGCCGGGCGTCGGGCCCGTGGCGGCGCGTTCGCACCTGGCGCCTTTCCTGCCTGGCCACCCCTACGCGCCCGAGTTGCCGCAGGGCCACCCGGTGGCGTCGGCGCCCTACGGGTCGGCGTCGATCCTGCCGATCAGCTGGGCGTACATCCGGATGATGGGCGCCGACGGGCTGCGGGCGGCGTCGCTGACCGCGATCGCGCTGGCCAACTACGTCGCCCGCCGCCTCGACGAGTACTTCCCGGTGCTGTACACCGGTGAGAACGGCATGGTCGCCCACGAGTGCATCCTGGACCTGCGCGGCATCACCAAGTCCACCGGCGTGACCGTCGACGACGTCGCGAAACGGTTGGCGGACTACGGCTTTCACGCGCCGACGATGAGCTTCCCGGTAGCCGGCACGCTGATGGTGGAGCCCACCGAGAGCGAGAGCCTGACCGAGGTCGACGCCTTCTGCGACGCCATGATCGCCATCCGCGGCGAGATCGACCGCGTCGGCTCGGGGGAGTGGCCGGTGGACGACAACCCGCTGCGGGGCGCACCCCACACCGCGGAGTGCCTGCTGGTGGCCGAGTGGGATCACCCGTACACGCGCGAGCAGGCCGCCTATCCGCTCGGCAAGGGCTTCCGGCCCAAGGTGTGGCCGCCGGTGCGTCGCATCGACGGCGCCTACGGCGACCGCAACCTGATGTGCGCGTGCCCGCCGGTGGAGGCCTTCGCCTGA
- a CDS encoding MerR family transcriptional regulator yields MSEQPRQEKLDLADHANAAARDQGVTEAAVAVQPGLFPDDSVPDELVGYRGPSACQIAGITYRQLDYWARTSLVVPSIRSAAGSGSQRLYSFKDILVLKIVKRLLDTGISLHNIRVAVDHLRQRGVQDLANITLFSDGTTVYECTSAEEVVDLLQGGQGVFGIAVSGAMRELTGVIADFPGERADGGESIAAPEDELASRRKHRDRKIG; encoded by the coding sequence GTGAGCGAGCAGCCACGTCAAGAAAAGCTGGACCTAGCTGACCACGCGAACGCCGCGGCCCGTGACCAGGGCGTCACCGAAGCGGCGGTGGCCGTGCAACCCGGGCTGTTCCCCGACGACTCCGTGCCCGACGAACTGGTCGGCTACCGCGGGCCGAGCGCCTGCCAGATCGCCGGCATCACCTACCGCCAGCTGGACTATTGGGCGCGGACGTCGCTGGTGGTCCCGTCGATCCGCAGCGCCGCCGGTTCGGGCAGCCAGCGGCTCTACTCGTTCAAGGACATCCTGGTCCTCAAGATCGTCAAGCGGCTCCTGGACACCGGCATCTCGCTGCACAACATCCGGGTCGCCGTCGACCACCTGCGCCAACGCGGCGTTCAGGACCTGGCAAACATCACCCTGTTCTCCGACGGCACCACCGTGTACGAGTGCACCTCCGCCGAGGAGGTCGTCGACCTGCTGCAGGGCGGCCAGGGGGTGTTCGGCATCGCGGTGTCGGGCGCCATGCGGGAGCTGACCGGCGTCATCGCCGACTTCCCGGGTGAGCGCGCCGACGGCGGCGAGTCCATCGCCGCTCCCGAGGACGAGCTGGCATCCCGGCGCAAGCACCGCGACCGCAAGATCGGCTGA
- a CDS encoding bifunctional nuclease family protein produces the protein MGEVRVVGIRVEQPQNQPVLLLREANGERYLPIWIGQSEAAAIALEQQGVEPPRPLTHDLIRDIIAALGHSLKEVRIVDLQEGTFYADLIFDRNITVSARPSDSVAIALRVGVPIYVEEAVLAQAGLLIPDESDEEGGTAVREDEVEKFKEFLDSVSPDDFKAT, from the coding sequence ATGGGTGAAGTTCGTGTTGTCGGCATTCGCGTCGAACAGCCGCAGAACCAGCCGGTGTTGTTGCTGCGCGAGGCCAACGGTGAACGGTACCTCCCGATCTGGATCGGCCAGTCCGAGGCCGCCGCGATTGCGCTCGAGCAGCAAGGCGTCGAGCCCCCGCGCCCGCTGACACACGATCTGATCCGGGACATCATTGCGGCGCTTGGACATTCGCTGAAAGAGGTGCGGATCGTCGATCTCCAGGAGGGCACTTTCTACGCCGACCTGATCTTCGACCGCAACATCACCGTGTCGGCCCGCCCGTCGGACTCGGTGGCAATCGCGTTGCGGGTCGGGGTGCCGATCTACGTCGAGGAGGCGGTGCTCGCCCAGGCCGGGCTGCTCATCCCCGACGAGAGCGACGAGGAGGGCGGCACGGCCGTCCGCGAGGACGAGGTCGAGAAGTTCAAGGAGTTCCTCGACAGCGTCTCACCCGACGATTTCAAAGCCACCTGA
- the ftsR gene encoding transcriptional regulator FtsR: protein MSAPDSPALAGMSIGAVLELLRPDFPDVTISKIRFLEAEGLVTPQRAASGYRRFTAYDCARLRFILTAQRDHYLPLKVIRAQLDAQPDGELPPSGSSYRAPRLVAVGPNGDAGLGSDPAAVAPTAVRLSREDLLERSGADDDLLTSLLKAGVITPGPGGLFDEHTVVILQCARALSEYGVEARHLRAFRSAADRQSDLIAQIAGPVVKAGKAGARDRADDLAREVAALAITLHTSLIKSAVRDVLHR from the coding sequence GTGAGCGCACCCGATAGCCCGGCGCTGGCCGGGATGTCGATCGGGGCGGTCCTGGAGCTGCTGAGGCCGGACTTCCCCGATGTCACGATCTCCAAGATCCGCTTCTTGGAGGCCGAGGGACTGGTGACGCCCCAACGCGCCGCGTCGGGCTACCGACGGTTCACCGCGTACGACTGCGCGCGGTTGCGGTTCATCCTGACCGCGCAGCGTGACCACTACCTGCCGCTGAAGGTGATCCGCGCGCAGTTGGACGCCCAGCCCGACGGCGAGCTTCCCCCGTCCGGATCTTCTTACCGTGCCCCGCGATTGGTGGCCGTCGGCCCGAACGGCGACGCCGGGCTGGGTTCGGACCCGGCGGCGGTGGCGCCCACCGCGGTCCGGTTGAGCCGGGAAGATCTGCTGGAGCGCTCCGGGGCCGACGACGACCTGCTGACGTCGCTGCTCAAGGCCGGCGTGATCACCCCGGGCCCGGGCGGGCTCTTCGACGAGCACACGGTGGTGATCCTGCAATGCGCGCGGGCGTTGTCCGAATACGGCGTGGAGGCCCGGCATTTGCGAGCCTTCCGCTCGGCGGCGGACAGGCAGTCCGACCTGATTGCCCAGATCGCGGGACCGGTCGTCAAAGCCGGAAAGGCGGGGGCCCGCGATCGCGCCGACGATCTGGCGCGCGAGGTCGCGGCCCTCGCCATCACTTTGCACACGTCGTTGATCAAATCCGCCGTTCGCGACGTTCTCCATCGGTGA
- the garA gene encoding glycogen accumulation regulator GarA, giving the protein MDSGSPQDQTSDEVTVETTSVFRADFLNELDAPAQPGTDSTVSGVEGLPAGSALLVVKRGPNAGSRFLLDQPVTSAGRHPDSDIFLDDVTVSRRHAEFRLENNEFHVVDVGSLNGTYVNREPVDSAVLANGDEVQIGKFRLVFLTGPKQGDDDGGSGG; this is encoded by the coding sequence ATGGACTCAGGAAGTCCGCAGGACCAGACTTCTGACGAAGTCACGGTGGAGACGACTTCCGTCTTCCGTGCCGACTTCCTCAACGAACTGGACGCTCCCGCGCAGCCCGGGACCGACAGCACGGTATCGGGGGTCGAGGGACTCCCGGCGGGCTCGGCTCTGCTGGTCGTCAAACGGGGACCGAACGCCGGTTCACGCTTCCTGCTCGACCAGCCCGTCACCTCCGCCGGCAGGCACCCCGACAGCGACATCTTCCTCGACGACGTGACCGTCAGCCGTCGCCACGCCGAATTCAGGTTGGAAAACAACGAGTTCCACGTGGTCGACGTTGGTAGCCTCAACGGCACCTACGTCAACCGTGAGCCCGTGGACTCCGCGGTGCTGGCCAACGGCGACGAGGTGCAGATCGGCAAGTTTCGCCTGGTGTTCCTGACCGGACCCAAGCAGGGCGACGACGATGGAGGATCCGGAGGGTAG
- the gcvH gene encoding glycine cleavage system protein GcvH, translating into MSDIPPDLHYTAEHEWVRRSGDDTARIGITDFAQSALGDVVFVQLPDVGAELTAGESFGEVESTKSVSDLFAPVTGTVSAVNADLDGNPQLVNTDPYGEGWLLDIRVADANGLESAIASLLDAEAYRGTLTE; encoded by the coding sequence GTGAGCGACATCCCACCCGATCTCCACTACACCGCCGAGCACGAGTGGGTGCGCCGCAGCGGTGACGACACCGCGCGGATCGGGATCACCGACTTCGCGCAATCGGCGCTGGGTGACGTCGTTTTCGTCCAATTGCCCGACGTGGGCGCCGAACTGACCGCGGGCGAGTCGTTCGGCGAGGTGGAGTCGACCAAGTCGGTGTCGGACCTGTTCGCCCCCGTCACCGGCACCGTTTCGGCCGTCAACGCCGACCTGGACGGCAACCCGCAGCTGGTCAACACCGATCCCTACGGCGAAGGCTGGCTGCTCGACATCCGGGTTGCCGACGCCAACGGACTCGAGTCGGCCATCGCGTCGTTGTTGGATGCCGAGGCCTACCGCGGAACGCTGACCGAATGA
- a CDS encoding DUF881 domain-containing protein, translating into MSDNPSAPAGDNHRGRHELPPRTPRPEIGSVHRSGSSGPTRSGRSRMMFGTLAVVLCLLLGVAIVTQVRQTESGDSLDTARPADLLVLLDSLRQREATLNTEVGELQNTLNALQASGNNDQAAIQSARARLAALSILVGAVGATGPGVTITIDDPGPGVSPEAMLDVINELRAAGAEAVEINDAHESVRVGVDTWVVGTPGSLIIDSKTLAPPYSILAIGDPPTLAAAMNIPGGAEDSIKRVGARMVVQQADRVDVATLRQPKPHQYAQPVK; encoded by the coding sequence GTGAGCGACAACCCGTCGGCCCCCGCCGGCGACAACCACCGGGGCCGCCACGAACTGCCGCCCCGAACCCCGCGCCCGGAGATCGGCTCGGTGCATCGCAGCGGGTCGTCCGGGCCGACTCGCAGCGGGCGCTCCCGGATGATGTTCGGGACCCTGGCGGTGGTGCTGTGCCTGCTGCTGGGCGTCGCGATCGTCACCCAGGTCCGGCAGACCGAGTCGGGTGATTCGCTGGACACCGCGCGGCCCGCCGACCTGCTGGTGCTGCTGGATTCGTTGCGGCAGCGCGAAGCCACGCTGAACACCGAGGTGGGCGAGCTGCAGAACACGCTCAACGCGCTGCAGGCGTCGGGCAACAACGATCAGGCCGCGATCCAGAGCGCACGGGCCCGACTTGCGGCGCTTTCCATCCTGGTGGGCGCCGTGGGCGCCACCGGGCCGGGCGTCACGATCACGATCGACGACCCGGGCCCCGGCGTGTCGCCCGAGGCGATGCTGGACGTGATCAACGAGCTGCGCGCCGCCGGCGCCGAGGCGGTCGAGATCAACGACGCGCACGAGTCGGTGCGGGTCGGTGTCGATACGTGGGTGGTGGGAACTCCGGGCTCGTTGATCATCGACAGCAAGACGCTCGCGCCGCCGTATTCGATTCTGGCGATTGGCGATCCGCCGACGCTGGCCGCCGCGATGAACATTCCCGGCGGGGCCGAGGACAGCATCAAGCGCGTCGGCGCCCGGATGGTGGTCCAGCAGGCCGACCGGGTCGACGTCGCCACCTTGCGACAACCAAAACCGCACCAATACGCTCAGCCCGTCAAGTGA
- a CDS encoding small basic family protein, whose translation MIGIAALAIGIVLGLVFHPAVPEVVAPYLPIAVVAALDAVFGGLRAYLERIFDPKVFVISFVFNVFVAALIVYVGDQLGVGTQLSTAIIVVLGIRIFGNAAALRRRLFGA comes from the coding sequence GTGATCGGCATCGCTGCGCTGGCGATCGGCATCGTGCTGGGACTCGTTTTCCATCCGGCGGTGCCGGAGGTCGTCGCGCCGTACCTGCCGATCGCGGTGGTCGCGGCGCTCGACGCGGTGTTCGGCGGCCTGCGCGCCTACCTGGAACGGATCTTCGACCCGAAAGTGTTCGTGATCTCGTTCGTGTTCAACGTTTTCGTGGCCGCGCTGATCGTCTACGTCGGCGACCAGCTGGGCGTCGGCACCCAGCTGTCCACCGCCATCATCGTGGTGCTGGGCATCCGGATCTTCGGCAACGCCGCGGCCCTGCGACGCCGGCTGTTCGGGGCGTGA